A stretch of the Ciona intestinalis unplaced genomic scaffold, KH HT000111.2, whole genome shotgun sequence genome encodes the following:
- the LOC113475127 gene encoding kinetochore-associated protein 1-like — protein MASLYDVHPVIEIPYHPISVCDAMLPSNVIAVQSTQQDLAVSGNKEVTLITKYSSCTQTLSFDNAVEVLSWSDDGNYLIVGACNGHLIILSKENSKELFKEVISSSYSNVGFKTIDPHFCSVNLTKMSNTDLYVASAAMETGDVFVFHNIQLSANPDKDADIKANMRQSTFNCSHHHTSLKDLVCVKTNESISFITGGHGSDFLVVWEDINKQMFNENKSDTQYSAVDFVEHDNIRGLPNNWNCEGFNKFLVVGSMLFALDNLGHLYQLSMPNLLLMKWWNNIALSDFIIQVPCFATLPNKIGSSSVFGITKNGKNCVALVLPAMKQVFETSCSEGSMIANAPSNSEYIHLVESYASIDANDAVVKIKSVTETSPISRLLFLLQQCAYEKAFSFAEEYNLDSQIIYQNKASYLLHSITSMTKSDEKVDIFKELCFCINKITDAVYIGELCMSVALPDLEITYSLLALACERLDQFNDDSHADVKIEIDQVLDRLLTYRMAFAQSDMISWEKFRQQNFQETVAMLLLSGNLYQATVICSRHHIELVESLKAEDGKMLKTMLKMIPDDVEMTSLIDFLKHLLPLILLSDIPNSVQTTVSWISEHAQTLEEVSSDGWPDNALKLATLFFEVQEKLLTSGFLSKKLSSMHHVNKDQSDKVSQLRLLISQLQALQKLQTKYTCDVSLKEFTKETTLSLTFRLLDKINTPELIPGSFQTTVRPYMEEHQLSEESTLLPYITVCHFSAYVYTLLKVFTYSNLLNFFVFLNFFVFIRRIIFLHEFVHLMSCTFSLNIRKFIAFFRFYHCMSFSRICSYTSCTFKSLNICKL, from the exons atggCATCATTATATGATGTGCATCCTGTTATTGAGATTCCCTACCATCCAATATCTGTGTGTGATGCT ATGCTCCCATCAAATGTCATAGCTGTACAATCCACACAACAAGATCTTGCAGTTTCTGGAAACAAAGAAGTTACTCTGATAACCAAATACTCTTCCTGTACACAGACACTTAGTTTTg ataatGCAGTTGAAGTTTTGTCCTGGAGCGATGATGGAAATTATTTAATTGTCGGAGCGTGTAACGGTCATCTTATAATTCTCtcaaaagaaaattcaaaagaattatttaaagaaGTTATTTCATCCAGTTACAGCAATGTTGGGTTTAAAACAATCGACCCACATTTTTGTTCAGTTAATTTGACCAAAATGTCCAACACAG ATCTCTATGTTGCAAGTGCAGCAATGGAAACTGGTGATGTGTTTGTCTTCcataatattcaattatcTGCAAATCCAG acAAAGATGCAGACATAAAAGCAAACATGAGACAATCTACTTTCAACTGCTCACATCATCATACAAGTTTAAAGGATTTAGTTTGTGTTAAAACTAACGAATCGATCAGTTTCATAACTGGG GGACATGGTTCTGATTTTCTTGTTGTGTGGGAAGATATAAACAAACAGatgtttaatgaaaataaatcagACACACAATATAGTGCAGTTGATTTTGTTGAACACGATAATATAAGAGGTTTACCAAACAACTGGAATTGTGaaggttttaataaattcttgGTTGTTGGTTCAATGCTGTTTGCCCTTGATAATTTG GGTCATCTTTATCAACTAAGCATGCCAAATCTACTTTTAATGAAATGGTGGAATAATATTGCTTTATCTGACTTCATCATACAAGTTCCATGTTTTGCTACATTACCGAACAA aatcGGCTCCAGTTCTGTATTTGGAATAacgaaaaatggaaaaaattgTGTTGCTTTGGTCTTGCCGGCAATGAAACAG GTTTTTGAAACTTCTTGCAGTGAGGGAAGCATGATAGCGAATGCACCAAGTAATAGCGAATATATTCATTTGGTTGAATCATATGCATCTAT AGATGCAAATGATGCAGTTGTGAAAATCAAAAGTGTCACTGAGACGTCACCAATAAGTCGTTTACTATTTCTATTGCAACAATGTGCTTATGAAAAGGCATTTTCCTTTGCAGAAGAATATAATTTGGATTCTCAAATCATATACCAAAACAAG GCATCTTATTTACTTCATTCAATAACTTCAATGACCAAAAGCGATGAAAAAGTTGATATTTTTAAGGAATTGTGTTTCTGCATTAATAA AATAACAGATGCTGTGTACATAGGAGAACTATGTATGAGTGTTGCTCTTCCTGATTTGGAAATAACATACTCACTTCTAGCACTTGCATGCGAAAGACTTGATCAATTTAATGATGATTCCCATGCAGATGTCAAAATAGAG ATTGACCAAGTACTGGACAGACTTCTTACTTACCGAATGGCATTCGCACAATCTGATATGATTTCTTGGGAAAAATTTCGGCAACAAAATTTCCAAGAAACAGTTGCCATGTTGCTTCTGTCTGGCAATCTTTACCAAGCAACCGTGATATGTTCAAGACATCAT ATTGAGCTTGTTGAAAGTTTAAAAGCAGAAGATGGCAAGATGTTGAAAACAATGTTGAAAATGATTCCTGATGATGTTGAAATGACATCGTTGATTGATTTCTTGAAACATTTGTTACCACTCATCTTGTTGTCAGATATCCCTAATTCTGTTcag ACCACAGTATCATGGATAAGCGAACACGCTCAAACTCTGGAGGAAGTTTCCAGTGATGGTTGGCCGGATAATGCTTTGAAACTCGCAACACTGTTTTTCGAGGTTCAGGAAAAACTTTTAACGTCTGGTTTCCTAAG caAGAAACTGAGTTCGATGCATcatgtaaacaaagatcaaTCTGACAAAGTTTCTCAACTTCGATTGTTGATTTCGCAACTGCAAGCTTTACAGAAACTACAAACCAAGTATACGTGTGATGTTTCGTTAAAGGAATTCAccaag GAAACCACATTATCTCTCACATTTCGATTGttggataaaataaacacacctGAACTTATACCTGGCTCGTTTCAAACCACAGTACGACCATATATGGAAGAACATCAATTATCAGAAGAATCCACTTTACTACCATATATAACGGTATGCCATTTTTCTGCATACGTTTATACACTTTTAAAAGTCTTCACATATTcaaatttattgaatttttttgtttttttaaatttttttgtttttattagacGCATCATTTTTCTGCATGAGTttgtacacctcatgtcaTGTACTTTCAGTCTTAACATACGtaaatttattgcattttttcgtttttatcaCTGTATGTCATTTTCCCGaatatgttcatacacctcatgtacTTTTAAAAGTCTTAACATATGCAAATTATAG
- the LOC100187184 gene encoding kinetochore-associated protein 1-like, translated as MSVLDESDSVFKEERANCCASVLCMLDHMLCNSGKWVGLNLAIPREWNEDIVLVKNIYTLQVKHNEVLSLTKYKLDSCRDNILSQNLMHNSDSPNQSARILPHVSDLSMECKSQTYIKHEADQSNISDSGDGDKRNNSFTSYAMMLDLARLLGYPPFTIESSVIIHTAVNMQQQLAIQLSHELFSYAPTAKTAVTLLQVSQILLQQIKQVDTYPQLLLEIQNLVSSAASCCDRNKLISILSFIEVCNLAVELHLASDANAKSCLAQCKNAAPKVRKNKYEHSDWLHGWYKEDDGLTLKSSVVMPMLKQFIGSIIQTDGLSLCCTQPQDMQSTRNKLAVLYDGLMKISVVLKNSHHYMLALQWMIKTIQTTISFICNHRAFFYKTEELTAMSGLLMHTIKKGMDEQIQHTEVLVEKVLLAVKPDVNLAIGFLMAVGETRSMGVLENICLSAGNNYTTITATAEAGLYISRFHGLLSHVPKYRMLLLDAKWAYTFTSLKIPVDGILQSTLQWKQAFLFKLITHPLITGSLLKSYCKDYKMDSDKTLLQYVDCLLGGDLQNKQDLKAINSPNSLAIQYDFHTNSLALTQNKSPSTFMQAFSFNNQRTNGSRTWKAIEEELKWLTKNIVDKYELLRQLERCLRNNISAYDYDKIEFMLNLIKLNFTSADQVLDVQKGLNLLNYLLHIKRENNPTDLEKQQFWKRGSVSSKSLPSISSTRLPLHALLYGDTNHAWKVISAEVTKKSVDLLVPVAKLLKLNVDKLYMTAAENMITELCGNDHGEPLELHLPEIRSLVENISSCQMCVAMARRVSELIPSGAEKVESYKWCLSLLSEWKKSIPEDSSDMSSVDSVFQSINQDFRTSNIEHLLALEKLNTADVLLLVNQPANLIIHLYQHPSIIQRFYAPGDAYPDIHGVVDQVAELYDQDVARLRLTMTLKLLLTVEKKHDQDQEEDNTVNLERLRSTLKQVSQENKEEKTLIQLLYLLTYGNPLTQAKHLSRLLGDQKHRKVTNITKLRVLNCLFHIVDDDVIYNLTDKRADHLRDELQLFVYLSKLDAANFKISISHLREADKLSVVHSILSSATHRHNPDTLKVAAEMCQEFGPAPQDTWAVILQQLVALQEVSYLHQLLPNIFHIPAVSTLPCLTSVWQTCVTLPLVALTPPLDEQQNEFVVSCYHFLVLSPLLHRMNLAYVAQQFESLQLYALALGCLLASPASHDRARKLVELKGTEIEAQMEKFCGGKSPIIGHMLLSTFLSANKKT; from the exons ATGTCTGTACTGGATGAAAGTGATTCTGTATTTAAAGAAGAGAGAGCAAATTGCTGTGCGTCTGTTCTGTGCATGCTGGATCATATGTTATGTAACAGTGGGAAATGGGTTGGCCTTAACTTGGCGATTCCAAGGGAGTGGAATGAAGACATTGTGCTTGTGAAGAACATTTATACATTACAG GTAAAACACAATGAAGTTTTATCATTGACCAAATACAAACTTGATTCATGTCGAGACAACATTTTGTCACAAAATCTGATGCATAATAGCGACTCACCAAATCAAAGTGCACGGATTTTGCCACAT GTAAGTGACTTATCAATGGAATGTAAGTCACAAACATACATCAAGCATGAAGCCGACCAAAGCAATATAAG TGACTCTGGTGATGGAGATAAGAGGAATAATTCATTCACTTCATATGCAATGATGTTGGATTTGGCAAGATTACTTGGCTACCCTCCATTCACAATTGAGTCTTCTGTGATCATCCACACAGCTGTAAATATGCAGCAGCAACTTGCTATTCAACTTTCCCA TGAATTGTTCAGTTACGCCCCAACAGCTAAAACTGCTGTTACCTTGTTACAAGTTTCGCAAATATTGCTccagcaaataaaacaagttgatACCTATCCACAACTTCTTCTAG aaaTCCAAAATCTTGTATCTTCTGCTGCATCATGCTGTGATCGAAATAAACTGATATCAATTCTCTCATTTATTGAAGTTTGTAACTTGGCTGTTGAATTACATCTAGCGTCTGATGCCAACGCAAAGTCATGCCTTGCTCAG TGCAAGAATGCGGCTCCAAAAGTTCGTAAAAACAAATACGAGCACAGTGATTGGTTGCATGGCTGGTACAAGGAAGATGATGGtctaactttaaaaagttcagTTGTCATGCCAATGCTCAAACAATTCATCGGCTCAATTATACAAACTGATG GTTTATCATTATGTTGCACCCAACCACAAGATATGCAATCTACGAGAAATAAGTTGGCAGTGTTATATGACGGGCTCATGAAAATAtctgtagttttaaaaaactccCACCATTACATGCTTGCTCTACAGTGGATGATCAAGACAATACAAACCACAATTTCTTTCATCTGTAACCACAGGGCTTTCTTTTAT AAAACTGAGGAGTTAACTGCAATGAGTGGACTGTTAATGCACACCATTAAGAAGGGCATGGATGAACAGATACAACATACTGAAGTACTCGTGGAAAAG GTGTTGCTTGCAGTAAAACCAGATGTCAACTTAGCAATTGGATTCCTCATGGCTGTTGGTGAAACTAGGTCTATGGGAGTGCTGGAAAATATTTGTCTATCAGCAGGGAATAATTACACAACTATCACA GCAACAGCAGAAGCTGGCTTGTATATTTCAAGGTTTCATGGTTTGCTTTCCCATGTACCAAAGTACAGAATGTTGCTGCTTGATGCAAAGTGGGCATATACATTCACATCACTCAAG ATCCCTGTGGATGGCATACTCCAGTCTACTTTACAATGGAAACAAGCATTCCTATTTAAATTAATCACTCATCCATTGATTACTGGAAGTTTGTTGAAAAGTTATTGCAA AGATTATAAAATGGACAGTGACAAAACACTCCTTCAGTACGTTGATTGTTTATTGGGTGGAGATCTACAGAACAAACAGGATTTAAAAGCAATTAATTCCCCTAATTCATTGGCCATTCAATATGATTTCCATACGAACAGTTTGGCTTTAACACAAAACAAGTCACCTTCTACTTTCATGCAAGCATTTAGTTTCAACAACCAGCGCACCAATGGTAGCAGAACATGGAAAGCTATTGAAGAAGAACTAA AGTGGCTCACAAAGAACATCGTTGATAAATATGAACTACTTCGCCAACTTGAGCGGTGTCTTCGTAACAACATATCCGCTTATGATTACGATAAAATTGAATTCATGTTAAATCTAATCAAGTTGAATTTTACATCTGCTGATCAAGTACTGGATGTGCAGAag GGTTTGAATTTGTTGAATTATTTACTACACATCAAACGTGAAAATAATCCAACCGATTTAGAAAAGCAGCAATTTTGGAAAAGAGGAAGTGTGTCTTCTAAAAGTCTTCCAAGCATATCTAGCACaag GCTTCCGCTGCATGCATTATTATACGGTGATACCAACCATGCATGGAAAGTTATATCTGCTGAAGTAACAAAGAAGTCTGTGGATCTACTTGTTCCTGTTGCAAAACTTCTCAAACTTAATGTGGACAAACTATATATGACAGCAGCTGAGAATATGATTACAGAACTC TGTGGAAATGACCATGGTGAGCCTCTGGAATTACATCTCCCTGAGATTCGTAGCTTGGTTGAAAACATATCAAGTTGTCAGATGTGCGTAGCAATGGCTCGTCGGGTGTCGGAACTCATCCCATCTGGTGCTGAGAAAGTGGAATCATataaatg GTGTCTTTCTCTTTTATCGGAATGGAAAAAATCAATCCCTGAAGATTCTTCTGATATGTCTTCAGTGGATTCCGTATTTCAATCAATTAACCAAGACTTCCGGACATCGAACATTGAACATCTACTTGCCCTTGAAAAACTTAACACCGCAGATGTGTTGTTGTTGGTCAACCAACCTGCCAACTTGATTATTCATTTATACCAACACCCATCTATTATTCAGCGATTCTACGCTCCAGGAGATGCTTATCCTG ATATACATGGTGTTGTGGACCAAGTTGCTGAGTTATACGATCAAGATGTTGCGAGACTCAGGTTAACAATGACATTGAAATTATTGCTCACTGTTGAAAAGAAACATGATCAAGACCAAGAAGAAGATAAT ACTGTAAACTTGGAAAGACTTCgttcaactttaaaacaagtatctcaagaaaataaagaagaaaagaCTTTAATTCagttattgtatttattaacTTATGGAAACCCTTTAACACAAGCAAA aCACTTGAGTCGATTGCTCGGTGATCAAAAGCATAGGAAAGTTACCAACATTACCAAACTAAGGGTCTTGAATTGTCTCTTCCATATCGTGGATGATgatgttatttataacttgacagATAAAAGAGCAGATCACCTCAG AGATGAGCTGCAACTTTTCGTTTATTTATCAAAACTTGATGCTGCCAACTTTAAGATATCAATTTCCCATCTGCGTGAAGCAGATAAATTATCCGTGGTCCACAGTATATTATCATCTGCAACACATAGACACAACCCAGACACTCTTAAAGTTGCAGCTGAGATGTGCCAAGAGTTTGGACCTGCCCCACAAGATACATGGGCAGTGATACTGCAACAGTTGGTTGCTTTGCAGGAG GTTTCATATCTACATCAGTTACTGCCAAATATCTTCCACATACCTGCTGTTTCTACACTACCATGCCTTACTTCTGTATGGCAGACATGCGTCACCCTTCCACTTGTTGCGTTGACCCCACCATTAGATGAACAGcag AATGAATTTGTTGTATCTTGTTATCACTTTCTGGTCCTAAGTCCTCTTCTGCATCGAATGAACTTGGCGTATGTTGCTCAACAATTTGAATCACTTCAACTTTATGCGCTTGCTTTGG GTTGTTTGCTTGCATCACCTGCCAGCCATGATAGAGCACGAAAGTTAGTTGAGTTAAAAGGAACTGAAATAGAAGCACAGATGGAAAAGTTCTGTGGTGGAAAGTCTCCTATTATTGGGCATATGTTG CTATCGACTTTCCTTTCCGCTAATAAGAAAACTTAG